A genome region from Brooklawnia propionicigenes includes the following:
- a CDS encoding glycoside hydrolase family 13 protein, translating into MTKWWKNAVIYQIYPKSFFDSDGNGWGDLDGITSKLDYLHSLGVDALWLSPIYESPQVDNGYDISDYRRIDSRFGTMDDMQRLIDGAHERGIRAIMDLVVNHTSDEHDWFRRSRQSRDNPYSDYYLWRDPRPDGGPPNNWGSHFGGSAWEYCADRDQYYLHYYASKQPDLNWENPQVRSEIYDLMRFWMDRGVDGWRMDVIAQISKYIDFPDYPPQEGKEFIIGPMHYYGPRLHEFLREMHQEVLSKYDCVAIGEAPASTPEIARLLTDPERAELDMIFTFEHIELDRVPNSVNRKWDLRPMEVRELKQVLSKWQYILADRGWNALYFENHDRARIVSRWGNDTLYRKQCANAFATVLHGMQGTPFVYQGEEIGMVNAHYELSDYQDIDIKNAYRAYVHDAGTISEERFTKAVWQVGRDNARTPMQWDASKNAGFTSSWPWLKVNPRYVDINVAEALADRDSVFAYYQRLIALRHQEPILIEGSYELLLEDDPVLFVYERAWQGQRWLVIVNLSDREQSAEQVRPLLYDRWRAVIANYPEPLAQSQLRPYEACIVARMDDDEGAHGDSPANR; encoded by the coding sequence ATGACCAAGTGGTGGAAGAACGCCGTTATCTACCAGATCTATCCAAAGAGCTTTTTCGACTCGGATGGCAACGGATGGGGAGACCTCGACGGGATTACCTCCAAGTTGGACTATCTGCATTCGCTCGGCGTCGACGCCTTGTGGCTGAGCCCGATCTACGAGTCACCACAGGTCGACAACGGATACGACATCAGCGACTACCGGCGCATCGACAGCCGTTTCGGCACGATGGACGATATGCAGCGGCTGATCGACGGTGCCCACGAACGGGGGATCCGGGCCATCATGGATCTGGTGGTGAACCACACCTCCGACGAGCATGACTGGTTCCGCCGCAGCAGGCAATCGCGGGACAATCCATACAGCGACTACTACCTGTGGCGAGATCCGAGGCCTGATGGTGGGCCGCCGAACAATTGGGGATCACACTTCGGCGGCTCCGCCTGGGAATACTGTGCGGACCGGGATCAGTACTATCTGCACTACTATGCGTCCAAGCAGCCCGACCTCAATTGGGAGAATCCCCAGGTACGCAGCGAGATCTACGATCTCATGCGGTTCTGGATGGATCGTGGCGTCGACGGCTGGCGCATGGACGTCATCGCCCAGATCTCGAAGTACATCGACTTCCCGGACTATCCTCCCCAGGAGGGCAAGGAATTCATCATCGGGCCGATGCATTACTACGGACCGCGACTGCATGAGTTCCTCCGGGAAATGCACCAGGAGGTCCTGAGCAAGTACGACTGCGTCGCCATAGGCGAGGCACCTGCCTCGACGCCGGAGATCGCGCGTCTGCTCACGGATCCGGAGCGTGCCGAGTTGGACATGATCTTCACCTTTGAGCACATCGAACTCGACCGCGTTCCGAACTCGGTGAACCGGAAATGGGACCTGCGGCCGATGGAGGTGCGCGAGCTCAAGCAGGTGCTGTCGAAATGGCAGTACATACTGGCTGATCGTGGCTGGAATGCCTTGTATTTCGAGAACCACGACCGGGCACGGATCGTCTCCCGCTGGGGTAACGACACCTTGTACCGAAAGCAGTGCGCGAACGCGTTCGCCACCGTGCTGCACGGAATGCAGGGCACTCCATTCGTCTACCAGGGCGAAGAGATCGGCATGGTGAATGCGCACTACGAGCTGAGTGACTACCAGGACATCGACATCAAGAACGCTTACCGCGCCTACGTCCATGATGCCGGCACGATCTCGGAGGAGCGGTTCACGAAGGCTGTCTGGCAGGTGGGCCGCGACAATGCTCGTACCCCCATGCAGTGGGATGCCAGCAAGAATGCGGGATTCACGAGCTCGTGGCCCTGGCTGAAAGTCAACCCGCGATACGTGGATATCAACGTTGCCGAGGCGCTGGCCGATCGTGATTCGGTCTTCGCCTACTATCAGCGGCTCATCGCCCTTCGTCACCAGGAACCGATCTTGATCGAAGGATCCTATGAACTACTGCTCGAAGACGATCCCGTTTTGTTCGTCTATGAGCGGGCCTGGCAGGGGCAACGCTGGCTCGTGATCGTCAACCTCTCGGATCGGGAGCAGTCGGCTGAACAGGTCCGGCCTCTGCTGTATGACCGGTGGCGGGCTGTGATCGCCAACTACCCGGAACCATTGGCGCAGTCCCAGTTGCGCCCATATGAAGCGTGCATTGTTGCGAGGATGGACGACGACGAAGGTGCGCACGGCGACAGCCCGGCCAACCGGTGA
- a CDS encoding PTS sugar transporter subunit IIA has product MTHLVIATHAHLADALRDAAGMLLGDVQGVSAVNFVPGQTVAELIAQYTQIVEDTPDTEVLFLVDLFGGSPYNAAVQFIAGRTGFDVVSGVNLPMLLETLIKRMRGVGLVDLVDVAEQGGSSGIRTYHEALARISSAEADADDDESF; this is encoded by the coding sequence ATGACTCATCTGGTGATTGCCACCCACGCACACCTTGCGGACGCGTTGCGCGACGCCGCCGGCATGCTGCTGGGCGATGTGCAGGGTGTGTCCGCGGTGAACTTCGTGCCGGGCCAGACCGTTGCGGAGTTGATCGCCCAGTACACGCAGATCGTTGAGGACACGCCCGACACGGAGGTTCTGTTCCTCGTCGACTTGTTCGGGGGCAGCCCGTACAACGCCGCCGTGCAGTTCATCGCCGGGCGAACCGGGTTCGACGTGGTCTCCGGGGTGAACCTGCCCATGTTGCTCGAGACCCTGATCAAGCGCATGCGCGGGGTCGGCCTCGTCGACTTGGTTGACGTAGCCGAACAGGGCGGATCGTCGGGAATCAGGACATATCACGAGGCGCTCGCGCGGATTTCCAGCGCCGAAGCCGACGCTGACGACGACGAATCGTTCTGA
- a CDS encoding ATP-binding cassette domain-containing protein translates to MLTAENIRKSFGDHRVLTGVDLSVSAGQVIGLMGVNGAGKTTLISILAGLERPDAGSVQVAGVDALRHHRAAASHLGIAPQTLGIYPTLTVRENLACFAGLAGLTGRTARTRVQDVAALMGLPEALNRPAGQLSGGQQRRLHTGMAILHRPEILFLDEPTVGSPPARCAIRRPFSPPRSPPSAATPRSCPMCRSLVRAWRLRTWRSRAHIRSRTKGSAMSLLRSYSIARTSWQLQLRDPASSVIMTVLPLILIAVLIPSAKAQLVLSGYPNATGAEQTVPGLAVLCAFLSVEQVTTLFFREHAWGTWDRLRASPASTADIVIGKVVVRFLVQLAQTALVFTAGGCCSAIVPMDRCWRSLSSWSCSPPCSSASV, encoded by the coding sequence ATGTTGACAGCTGAGAACATCCGGAAGTCGTTCGGCGACCATCGCGTCCTGACCGGCGTCGACCTGTCGGTCAGCGCCGGTCAGGTGATCGGCCTGATGGGAGTGAACGGCGCGGGCAAGACGACGCTCATCTCGATCTTGGCGGGCCTGGAGCGGCCCGATGCCGGCAGCGTGCAGGTGGCGGGTGTGGATGCCCTCCGCCATCATCGTGCCGCGGCAAGCCACCTCGGCATCGCCCCGCAGACGCTGGGTATCTACCCGACTCTCACAGTGCGGGAGAATCTCGCCTGCTTCGCCGGGCTGGCCGGACTGACCGGCAGGACGGCGCGGACTCGGGTGCAGGACGTCGCCGCCCTGATGGGCCTGCCCGAAGCACTGAACCGGCCGGCGGGGCAGCTCAGCGGCGGCCAACAGCGACGTCTGCACACCGGGATGGCGATCCTGCACCGCCCGGAGATCCTGTTCTTGGATGAGCCGACCGTGGGTTCCCCACCAGCCCGGTGCGCGATCCGGCGGCCGTTCTCGCCACCGCGTTCGCCGCCCTCGGCAGCCACGCCTCGGAGCTGTCCGATGTGCAGATCACTCGTCCGAGCCTGGAGGCTGCGTACCTGGCGATCACGGGCGCACATCCGCTCGAGGACGAAGGGGTCGGCGATGTCGCTGCTGCGTAGCTATTCGATCGCGCGTACCAGTTGGCAGCTGCAACTGCGCGATCCGGCGTCGTCGGTCATCATGACCGTCCTGCCACTGATCCTCATTGCTGTGCTGATTCCCAGCGCGAAGGCACAGCTGGTCTTGTCGGGCTACCCGAACGCAACCGGGGCGGAGCAGACCGTTCCCGGGCTCGCCGTGCTGTGTGCGTTCTTGTCGGTCGAGCAGGTCACCACCTTGTTCTTCCGCGAGCATGCCTGGGGAACCTGGGACCGGTTGCGCGCCAGCCCGGCCTCCACGGCCGACATCGTCATCGGCAAGGTCGTCGTCCGCTTTCTTGTCCAACTTGCCCAGACCGCGCTCGTGTTCACCGCCGGGGGCTGTTGTTCGGCTATCGTCCCAATGGATCGGTGCTGGCGATCGCTATCATCGTGGTCGTGTTCACCGCCATGCTCGTCTGCTTCGGTGTGA
- a CDS encoding ABC transporter permease gives MFTAMLVCFGVMLVALCRTMDQANTIGMLGGMVMAGLGGALAPVSSFPGWVQSVAPFTPAYWVLDALRRLTLEHATLADVAPATGIALAFAAGFALIAALCFRSSAVKIGTT, from the coding sequence GTGTTCACCGCCATGCTCGTCTGCTTCGGTGTGATGCTGGTCGCGCTGTGCCGGACGATGGACCAGGCGAACACGATCGGGATGCTCGGCGGCATGGTCATGGCCGGCCTCGGCGGCGCGCTGGCCCCCGTCTCCTCGTTCCCCGGCTGGGTGCAGTCCGTGGCTCCCTTCACCCCGGCCTACTGGGTATTGGACGCCCTGCGCCGCCTGACCCTGGAGCACGCAACCCTCGCCGATGTGGCGCCCGCTACCGGCATCGCCCTCGCGTTCGCCGCTGGTTTCGCGCTGATTGCCGCCCTGTGCTTCCGTTCCAGTGCGGTCAAGATCGGAACCACATGA
- a CDS encoding TetR/AcrR family transcriptional regulator: MSNPERPTRPALSREYILHTALRIVDRDGPDKLTMRRLGAELGVDPMAVYHYLPNKAALFDGITEAIWASLDLDDVIDPGSSWQRQLAAAMHALRDALRAHPRAIAILGTRPVTGRELFALLDRMLGVLIAAGMPADADTADLLDVLVTYTIGHVLAEVGEPMGAGSAPTLHQTLSGQAYPHLAAVLDSGWAFDPDAQYDRGLNAILTGWQHP; this comes from the coding sequence ATGAGCAATCCCGAACGTCCCACTCGCCCAGCCCTGTCCCGCGAGTACATCTTGCACACTGCGCTGCGCATCGTGGATCGCGACGGCCCGGACAAGCTCACCATGCGCCGGCTCGGCGCCGAACTCGGCGTCGACCCGATGGCCGTCTACCACTACCTGCCGAACAAGGCGGCGCTGTTCGACGGGATCACCGAAGCGATCTGGGCCTCCCTCGACCTCGACGATGTCATCGACCCCGGCAGCAGCTGGCAACGACAACTCGCCGCCGCCATGCATGCCCTCCGCGACGCATTGCGTGCTCACCCGCGTGCCATCGCGATCCTCGGCACCCGACCGGTCACGGGACGCGAGCTGTTCGCGCTCCTGGACCGTATGCTCGGCGTGCTCATCGCAGCGGGCATGCCCGCCGATGCGGACACCGCCGACCTGTTGGACGTCCTCGTTACCTACACGATCGGCCACGTCCTCGCGGAGGTCGGAGAACCCATGGGTGCAGGCTCTGCCCCCACCCTGCATCAGACACTGTCCGGCCAGGCCTACCCGCACCTCGCAGCCGTGCTCGACAGCGGATGGGCGTTCGACCCGGATGCCCAGTACGACCGAGGGCTGAATGCCATACTCACCGGCTGGCAACACCCGTAG